From Polynucleobacter difficilis, a single genomic window includes:
- a CDS encoding DUF3820 family protein → MTPESLEKLVRMKMPYGKYAGRILSELPGDYLSWFARKGFPKGELGELLELMHTLDHNDLRGLLKPLSGH, encoded by the coding sequence GTGACCCCAGAATCCCTTGAAAAGCTCGTTCGCATGAAAATGCCGTATGGCAAGTATGCTGGCCGCATCCTTTCCGAATTGCCGGGAGATTACCTATCTTGGTTTGCCCGCAAAGGCTTTCCGAAGGGTGAATTGGGTGAATTGCTGGAGCTAATGCACACCCTAGACCACAATGATTTGCGTGGACTGTTAAAGCCCCTCTCAGGGCATTAA
- the typA gene encoding translational GTPase TypA, whose protein sequence is MTKRALRNIAIIAHVDHGKTTLVDQLLRQSGTFRSNEKMTERVMDSNDLEKERGITILSKNCAVEYDGTHINIVDTPGHADFGGEVERVLSMVDGVLLLVDAVEGPMPQTRFVTKKALALGLKPIVVINKVDRPGARCDYVINATFELFDKLGASEEQLDFPIIYASGLNGYAGNSEDVRSGDMRPLFDAVLKNVPMRDDDPDGPLQFQISSIDYNSYVGKIGVGRINRGRVKAGMEVICMNGPEGTPFKGRVNQVLKFKGLEREVVEEAVAGDIALINGIEDLAIGTTICAVDKPDPLPMLKIDEPTLTMNFMVNTSPLAGREGKFVTSRQIRERLDRELKSNMALRVRQTDDDTVFEVSGRGELHLTILVETMRREGYEMAVSRPRVVFHEENGVKMEPFENLTVDIEDTTQGAVMEDLGKRKGELLDMVSDGKGRTRLEYRIPARGLIGFQGDFMTMTRGNGLMSHTFDCYAPAKDGVLGERHNGVLISQDDGEAVAYAIWKLQDRGRMFVKHGDPVYEGMVIGIHSRDNDLVVNPIKGKQLTNVRSSGTDEAVRLVTPIDLTLEYAVEFISDDELVEVTPKSVRVRKRYLKEHERKKASRD, encoded by the coding sequence ATGACTAAACGCGCACTTCGTAATATTGCAATCATCGCCCACGTTGACCACGGTAAAACTACCTTAGTGGATCAATTGCTGCGCCAATCTGGCACCTTCCGCTCCAATGAAAAAATGACCGAGCGGGTTATGGACTCGAACGATCTTGAAAAAGAGCGTGGCATTACGATTTTGTCCAAAAACTGCGCAGTCGAATACGACGGCACCCACATCAATATCGTTGATACACCAGGGCACGCTGACTTCGGTGGTGAGGTAGAACGCGTTCTCTCGATGGTCGATGGCGTTTTGTTATTGGTTGATGCAGTTGAAGGCCCAATGCCACAGACCCGCTTCGTGACGAAAAAAGCCCTGGCCTTGGGTCTCAAGCCCATCGTCGTTATCAATAAAGTCGATCGTCCAGGTGCGCGTTGCGATTACGTGATTAACGCCACGTTTGAGTTATTCGACAAACTGGGCGCCTCGGAAGAGCAGCTCGACTTCCCAATCATTTACGCTTCTGGCTTAAATGGTTATGCCGGTAATTCAGAAGACGTCCGCTCGGGCGATATGCGTCCCTTGTTTGATGCTGTTCTCAAGAATGTGCCGATGCGAGATGATGATCCAGATGGCCCATTGCAGTTCCAAATCTCCTCGATTGATTACAACAGCTATGTCGGTAAGATTGGCGTCGGCCGTATTAATCGTGGCCGCGTGAAAGCAGGCATGGAAGTCATTTGCATGAATGGCCCAGAAGGCACTCCGTTCAAGGGGCGCGTGAATCAAGTACTGAAATTCAAAGGCCTTGAGCGTGAAGTCGTGGAAGAAGCAGTGGCAGGTGACATTGCCTTGATAAACGGTATTGAAGATCTAGCCATTGGTACAACCATTTGTGCAGTGGATAAACCTGATCCATTGCCGATGCTCAAAATCGATGAACCTACCTTAACCATGAACTTCATGGTTAACACCAGCCCACTCGCTGGTCGTGAGGGCAAGTTTGTCACTAGCCGTCAGATTCGGGAGCGCTTGGATCGCGAGCTCAAATCCAATATGGCTTTGCGTGTGCGCCAAACCGATGACGACACGGTTTTCGAGGTTTCTGGTCGCGGCGAGTTGCATTTAACGATCTTGGTTGAGACCATGCGCCGTGAAGGCTATGAGATGGCAGTATCCCGTCCACGCGTGGTATTCCATGAAGAAAATGGCGTCAAGATGGAGCCATTTGAGAACCTCACGGTTGACATTGAAGACACCACCCAAGGTGCTGTCATGGAAGACTTGGGTAAGCGTAAGGGCGAGTTGCTTGATATGGTGAGCGACGGTAAAGGCCGCACACGACTGGAATACCGTATTCCTGCACGCGGATTGATCGGCTTTCAGGGTGACTTTATGACCATGACCCGCGGTAATGGTTTGATGAGCCACACCTTTGATTGCTATGCACCAGCAAAAGATGGTGTATTAGGCGAGCGCCATAACGGCGTATTGATTAGCCAAGATGATGGTGAAGCTGTTGCCTATGCTATTTGGAAGCTGCAAGACCGTGGTCGTATGTTTGTGAAGCACGGCGACCCTGTGTACGAAGGTATGGTCATTGGTATTCATAGTCGCGATAACGATCTGGTTGTTAACCCCATTAAGGGCAAGCAGCTGACCAACGTACGCTCTTCCGGTACCGATGAAGCCGTTCGTCTTGTAACACCAATAGATCTGACGTTAGAGTACGCAGTGGAATTCATTAGCGACGATGAGTTGGTGGAAGTTACTCCCAAGAGCGTTCGCGTTCGCAAGCGTTACTTAAAAGAACATGAGCGTAAAAAAGCATCACGCGATTAA
- a CDS encoding ATP-dependent DNA helicase yields the protein MSAVQNPGADLELEITPDYQSALDAVERGDPYIFISGKAGTGKTTLISHLRKTIAGNVVVLAPTGVAALQVRGVTIHSFFRLPPRLIFPEEDIKPLRSSRERQLYKDIRLLIIDEISMVRADLVDAIDLFLRENGPQKGEPFGGIQVMFVGDLFQLPPVVSSSDMHILHERGYEGPYFFCAMALHRKDITMIELTKIFRQKDAHFAQLLNQIRINEDIEVALETINAACFDKAAEPDPMTITLTTTNARADMINHGELKNLTSDATSFTGKLEGKFNVDERNLPSPMNLTLKVGSKVMFTANDNGFPKKWVNGSIGIVHEIGKDKIKVKIPNGAYTNTVEVTPFKWESYKYDHDMVSGKIKPNVIGSYEQMPLMLAWAVTIHKSQGKTLDKVKVDLSSGAFASGQVYVALSRCRSIEGISLERPIVLKEVRCDPEIKRFYMACLP from the coding sequence ATGAGTGCAGTACAAAACCCGGGCGCTGATCTCGAGCTGGAGATCACTCCAGATTACCAATCGGCTTTGGATGCAGTCGAGCGTGGCGATCCCTACATCTTCATTAGCGGTAAGGCAGGTACGGGCAAAACCACCTTAATTAGCCACCTGCGTAAAACCATTGCTGGAAACGTTGTAGTGCTAGCCCCTACGGGAGTGGCAGCACTGCAGGTGCGCGGTGTCACGATTCACTCCTTCTTTCGTTTGCCCCCACGGTTGATTTTTCCAGAAGAGGACATTAAGCCACTGCGGTCCTCCCGAGAGCGCCAACTGTACAAGGATATTCGCTTACTCATCATTGATGAGATCTCGATGGTGCGAGCTGATCTGGTCGATGCGATTGATCTTTTCTTGCGCGAAAACGGACCCCAAAAAGGCGAGCCATTTGGGGGCATACAAGTGATGTTTGTCGGTGATTTATTTCAATTGCCGCCAGTGGTATCGAGTAGCGATATGCACATCCTGCATGAGCGTGGCTATGAGGGCCCGTATTTCTTTTGCGCCATGGCGCTACACCGTAAAGACATTACGATGATCGAGCTGACGAAAATCTTCCGTCAAAAAGATGCCCATTTTGCACAGTTGCTTAATCAAATCCGCATTAATGAAGACATTGAAGTCGCGCTGGAAACCATTAATGCTGCCTGCTTTGATAAGGCAGCAGAGCCTGATCCGATGACAATCACCCTGACTACGACCAATGCCAGGGCAGACATGATCAACCACGGTGAACTCAAAAATCTAACGAGCGATGCCACCAGCTTTACAGGTAAGCTCGAGGGAAAGTTCAATGTGGATGAGCGTAATTTACCGTCGCCCATGAACTTAACCCTAAAAGTAGGTTCGAAAGTCATGTTTACGGCTAATGACAATGGCTTTCCTAAAAAATGGGTCAACGGCAGCATTGGTATTGTTCATGAAATCGGCAAAGACAAAATTAAGGTCAAGATTCCCAATGGAGCCTATACAAATACGGTTGAGGTAACGCCGTTTAAATGGGAATCCTATAAGTACGATCACGATATGGTATCTGGAAAAATTAAGCCCAATGTGATTGGTTCCTATGAGCAAATGCCACTCATGCTGGCATGGGCTGTGACGATCCACAAAAGCCAGGGGAAGACCCTCGATAAAGTGAAGGTCGATCTATCATCTGGGGCGTTTGCATCGGGCCAGGTATATGTTGCACTCAGCCGTTGTCGCTCGATTGAGGGGATCTCTTTAGAGCGGCCAATTGTGCTGAAGGAAGTGCGCTGCGACCCCGAAATTAAGCGCTTTTACATGGCGTGTTTGCCCTAA
- a CDS encoding surface-adhesin E family protein, whose product MTVLPISSAFAAWQEIGSNEQSTVSLDISTLKRDGDRAQMMSMLDFIKPGIDPKTKEPIRSIIGLNEYLCEKAQYRPIEYKVFSGNKGEGKVVADVKSPDSPFEAITSGSWAAGVYSIACRAK is encoded by the coding sequence ATGACCGTCCTACCAATTTCAAGCGCCTTCGCTGCTTGGCAAGAAATTGGTTCAAACGAACAGTCGACAGTCTCCCTTGACATTAGCACCCTCAAAAGAGATGGCGATAGAGCGCAAATGATGTCCATGCTGGACTTTATTAAGCCCGGCATCGACCCTAAAACAAAAGAGCCGATTCGCTCCATCATTGGTCTAAATGAGTATCTCTGCGAAAAAGCCCAATACCGCCCTATTGAGTACAAAGTCTTTTCTGGAAACAAGGGTGAAGGCAAGGTAGTAGCCGATGTCAAATCCCCTGACAGTCCGTTTGAAGCGATCACCAGCGGCTCCTGGGCTGCGGGAGTCTACAGCATTGCCTGCCGAGCCAAATAA
- the purU gene encoding formyltetrahydrofolate deformylase, translated as MPEQNINLTLTCQNRPGIVAAVASYIFEAGGDIQEAQQFDDKDSGRFFMRVSFSCDASVDLEGLRSGFKPIVERFQLSWELRSTAVLKRVLIMASKLDHCLVDLLYRWRIGELPMIIAGIVSNHPRSVYASIDFADIPFHYLPVTPETKSVQEAKLLSIVEDAKVDMVILARYMQILSDDLSAKLSGRCINVHHSFLPSFKGAKPYHQAHARGIKLIGATSHFVTSDLDEGPIIEQDVTRISHSDSAEDLVRKGRDLERQVLSRALRYYLNDRVLINGNKSVVFAD; from the coding sequence ATGCCAGAGCAAAACATCAACCTCACATTAACATGTCAAAATCGCCCCGGCATTGTTGCTGCCGTTGCCAGCTATATTTTTGAGGCAGGCGGCGACATTCAAGAGGCGCAGCAGTTCGACGATAAAGACTCAGGGCGCTTTTTTATGCGCGTCAGCTTCAGTTGCGATGCGAGCGTCGATTTAGAGGGGCTACGCTCTGGCTTTAAGCCCATCGTCGAGCGCTTTCAGCTCTCTTGGGAGTTGCGCTCTACCGCCGTACTCAAACGCGTTTTAATCATGGCCTCTAAGCTAGATCATTGTTTGGTCGACTTGCTGTACCGCTGGCGTATTGGCGAATTGCCGATGATTATTGCTGGCATTGTGTCGAATCACCCCCGCTCGGTCTATGCCAGCATTGATTTTGCTGATATTCCATTTCATTACCTACCGGTCACCCCGGAAACAAAAAGCGTACAAGAAGCAAAGCTACTGAGCATCGTTGAAGATGCCAAAGTAGACATGGTGATTTTGGCGCGTTACATGCAAATTCTGTCGGATGATTTATCGGCCAAGCTATCGGGTCGCTGCATTAATGTGCACCACTCCTTTTTGCCCAGCTTTAAGGGCGCAAAACCCTACCATCAGGCACATGCCCGCGGCATTAAGCTGATTGGGGCAACATCCCATTTTGTCACGAGCGATCTGGACGAAGGTCCCATCATCGAGCAAGACGTAACCCGCATTAGCCATAGCGATAGCGCAGAAGATTTGGTGCGCAAAGGCCGTGATTTAGAACGTCAAGTATTGTCGCGCGCGCTGCGCTACTACCTGAATGACCGGGTCTTAATTAACGGCAATAAATCCGTTGTATTTGCGGATTAA
- the infB gene encoding translation initiation factor IF-2, whose product MATTTIKELAQELKRTSADLLDQLKAAGINKDSEDAKITEKDKTALLEHLQKEHGSADTGARKKITLTKRETSEIRQADSTGKTRTVQIEVRKKRVLVKRGDEAAKAEEAPVEEKPAKAAVSKPLLSEEELEKRAAEATRQAELLARQEAEMKAAEEARQKAAATPAEGKSSAEDAKEAKSAEAIESKKKKDLAAKELTDASEKQLADIRSRRAAAEAEALAIRDMMSAPARVLKAPSEVAAEEAKKGTLHKPLKAEGADDKKKTPTKVGGKLIKSSETSSTWQEEGAKRAGGLKTRGDTSGGVGGGWRAGGGRNKRQRQSSDSNVDTNFQVPTEPVVRDVHVPETITVADLAHSMSVKSAEVIKLLMGMGQMVTINQVLDQDTAMILVEEMGHKAFAAKLDDPDLDLGITGQDAELLGRPPVVTVMGHVDHGKTSLLDKIRLAKVASGEAGGITQHIGAYHVETPRGVITFLDTPGHEAFTAMRARGAKATDIVILVVAADDGVMPQTKEAIAHARAAGVPIVVAINKIDKPEANPERVKQELVAEQVVPEEYGGDIPFIPVSAKSGEGIDSLLENVLLQAEVLELKAPKDAPAHGLVIEARLDKGKGPVATVLVQSGTLKRGDMILAGSSFGRVRAMLDENGKPCSEAGPSIPVEIQGLSEVPAAGEAVQVVPDERKAREIALFRQGKFRDVKLAKQQAVKLETMMETMGEGAIEAKLLPIIIKADVQGSQEALSQSLQKLSTPEVKVQIVHAGVGGITETDVNLAVASKAVIIGFNSRADALARKLAENNGVDIRYHNIIYDAVDEVKLALSGMLTPDKKEEITGLVEIRQVFLVSKVGAIAGCLVVDGLVKRTSSVRLLRDNVVIWTGELDSLKRFKDDAKEVRAGVECGLSLKGYNDIQEGDQLEVFEVTEVARSL is encoded by the coding sequence AAAAAGATTACTTTAACTAAGCGTGAGACTTCCGAGATCCGCCAGGCTGATTCCACTGGAAAAACCCGCACCGTACAAATTGAGGTCCGTAAAAAACGGGTGCTCGTCAAGCGTGGCGATGAGGCGGCCAAGGCGGAAGAGGCGCCAGTAGAAGAAAAACCAGCAAAAGCGGCTGTAAGCAAGCCCCTCTTGTCTGAGGAAGAGTTAGAAAAGCGGGCTGCAGAAGCAACCCGTCAAGCCGAGCTATTGGCGCGTCAAGAAGCCGAAATGAAAGCGGCTGAAGAAGCCCGTCAAAAAGCGGCAGCAACGCCAGCAGAAGGTAAGTCATCTGCAGAGGATGCGAAAGAAGCGAAGTCGGCTGAAGCGATCGAATCCAAAAAGAAGAAAGACCTTGCAGCAAAAGAATTGACTGATGCTAGCGAAAAGCAGTTGGCGGATATTCGTTCGCGCCGTGCAGCAGCAGAAGCAGAAGCTTTGGCGATTCGGGACATGATGAGTGCGCCTGCGCGCGTTCTCAAGGCTCCAAGCGAAGTGGCTGCCGAAGAAGCGAAAAAAGGTACTTTACATAAGCCTTTAAAAGCAGAAGGTGCCGACGACAAAAAGAAAACCCCTACTAAGGTTGGCGGGAAACTCATTAAGTCGTCCGAAACATCCTCCACCTGGCAAGAGGAAGGCGCTAAGCGCGCTGGCGGATTAAAAACCCGTGGTGATACTTCCGGTGGTGTTGGCGGCGGCTGGCGTGCAGGTGGTGGGCGCAATAAGCGTCAGCGCCAAAGCTCCGACAGCAATGTGGATACGAACTTCCAAGTGCCAACCGAGCCAGTGGTTCGCGATGTGCATGTGCCTGAAACCATTACCGTTGCCGATTTAGCTCACAGCATGTCGGTCAAGAGTGCTGAAGTGATTAAGCTGCTGATGGGCATGGGCCAGATGGTCACCATCAACCAAGTACTTGATCAAGATACCGCCATGATTTTGGTGGAAGAGATGGGCCATAAAGCATTTGCGGCCAAACTCGATGATCCTGATTTAGACCTCGGTATTACAGGACAGGATGCCGAGCTTCTGGGTCGCCCACCGGTAGTAACCGTGATGGGTCACGTTGACCATGGAAAAACATCGCTCCTGGATAAGATTCGCCTTGCAAAAGTGGCGTCTGGTGAAGCCGGCGGAATTACCCAGCACATTGGCGCCTACCACGTTGAAACACCGCGTGGTGTGATTACTTTCTTGGATACACCAGGTCACGAGGCATTTACTGCCATGCGTGCACGTGGTGCTAAGGCAACCGACATCGTTATTTTGGTGGTGGCTGCTGATGATGGCGTGATGCCGCAAACCAAAGAAGCGATTGCCCATGCTAGAGCTGCTGGAGTGCCGATTGTGGTGGCGATTAACAAAATCGACAAACCCGAAGCCAATCCCGAGCGTGTCAAACAAGAGTTGGTCGCTGAGCAGGTTGTGCCAGAAGAGTATGGCGGCGATATTCCATTCATTCCAGTCTCCGCAAAAAGTGGTGAGGGCATTGATTCCTTGTTGGAAAACGTCTTGCTGCAAGCTGAAGTCCTTGAATTAAAAGCACCGAAAGATGCGCCAGCCCATGGTCTAGTAATTGAAGCGCGTCTGGACAAAGGTAAAGGTCCGGTTGCAACCGTATTGGTTCAGTCTGGAACGCTCAAGCGTGGCGACATGATTTTGGCGGGCTCTTCCTTTGGCCGTGTCCGTGCGATGCTGGATGAAAACGGCAAGCCATGTAGCGAAGCAGGCCCTTCCATTCCGGTGGAGATTCAGGGTCTGTCGGAAGTGCCAGCTGCAGGTGAAGCGGTTCAAGTGGTGCCAGATGAGCGTAAAGCGCGTGAGATTGCGCTCTTCCGTCAAGGTAAGTTCCGCGATGTGAAGTTGGCAAAACAACAGGCTGTCAAACTCGAGACCATGATGGAAACCATGGGCGAGGGCGCAATTGAAGCCAAGCTTCTGCCAATTATTATTAAAGCGGATGTGCAGGGCTCACAAGAGGCCTTATCGCAATCGCTGCAAAAGCTATCTACCCCGGAAGTCAAGGTGCAGATTGTTCACGCTGGTGTGGGCGGCATTACCGAGACCGACGTCAACTTAGCGGTTGCCTCCAAAGCCGTCATCATTGGCTTCAATTCGCGCGCCGATGCGTTAGCGCGTAAGTTGGCTGAAAACAATGGCGTCGATATTCGTTACCACAACATTATTTATGATGCGGTTGATGAAGTGAAGTTGGCCCTGAGCGGCATGTTGACACCAGATAAGAAAGAAGAGATCACGGGTCTCGTAGAGATTCGCCAAGTCTTCTTGGTATCTAAAGTTGGCGCGATTGCAGGTTGCTTGGTCGTTGACGGATTAGTTAAGCGCACTTCAAGCGTACGTTTGCTGCGTGACAACGTCGTTATCTGGACGGGCGAGCTCGACTCACTCAAGCGCTTTAAAGATGACGCTAAAGAAGTGCGTGCCGGTGTTGAGTGTGGTCTGTCATTGAAGGGCTACAACGACATTCAAGAGGGCGATCAGCTTGAAGTGTTTGAAGTGACTGAAGTAGCGCGTTCGCTCTAA
- the dusA gene encoding tRNA dihydrouridine(20/20a) synthase DusA, whose protein sequence is MGSVAMTQSDNKHQANPGGKRLAVAPMMEWTDRHCRSFHRQLSKQAVLYTEMVTTGALLHGDVPRHLDYSEEQHPVVLQLGGSEPADLAKAAALAAQWGYDEIDLNCGCPSERVQRGAFGACLMAEPQLVADCVRAMRAACDLPISVKHRLGLDHMDASTHQADYQFALNFMLAVADAGAHQVTIHARNAVLKGLSPKENRSKPPLHYAVAAQLRLDLKKQFPGVAVLLNGGLENNDQIAGHWHDFDGFMVGRAAYHFPAMLLGWDDLLETNGEAAGYLFSESEWHRVQIGLVHQVWRWFDECQSKGKPFYIGAFTRHILGLAHGRAGSRYWRQRLSDHHALAKVQSKAAIADFFLEASLELGDWAAFEMDTASAEHS, encoded by the coding sequence ATGGGTTCAGTTGCAATGACGCAATCCGATAACAAACACCAAGCCAATCCTGGGGGCAAACGTTTAGCCGTTGCGCCCATGATGGAGTGGACCGATCGGCACTGCCGCTCCTTTCATCGGCAACTATCGAAGCAGGCTGTGCTCTATACCGAAATGGTGACCACTGGTGCATTGCTGCATGGCGATGTGCCGCGTCATCTCGATTACTCTGAGGAGCAGCACCCCGTAGTACTGCAACTGGGCGGTAGCGAGCCAGCAGATCTGGCCAAAGCTGCAGCTTTAGCGGCCCAATGGGGCTATGACGAAATTGATCTGAATTGCGGCTGCCCTTCGGAGCGGGTACAGCGCGGCGCCTTTGGTGCTTGCCTGATGGCAGAACCGCAATTAGTGGCCGATTGCGTTCGAGCGATGCGGGCAGCATGCGATTTGCCTATCTCGGTGAAGCATCGACTGGGCCTCGACCATATGGATGCGAGTACGCATCAGGCAGACTATCAGTTCGCGCTGAATTTTATGTTGGCGGTGGCCGATGCTGGCGCCCATCAGGTAACCATTCATGCGCGGAACGCCGTATTAAAAGGCCTTTCCCCCAAAGAAAATCGTAGTAAGCCACCCTTGCACTATGCCGTGGCAGCGCAATTGCGCTTGGATCTTAAAAAGCAGTTTCCAGGCGTGGCCGTTTTACTCAATGGCGGCCTGGAGAACAACGATCAGATTGCGGGCCATTGGCATGACTTTGATGGCTTTATGGTGGGGCGTGCTGCCTATCACTTTCCGGCGATGTTGCTTGGCTGGGATGACTTGCTCGAGACTAATGGCGAGGCTGCAGGTTATCTCTTTAGTGAGTCGGAGTGGCATCGCGTGCAAATTGGTTTAGTGCATCAGGTATGGCGCTGGTTTGATGAATGCCAGAGCAAGGGCAAGCCGTTTTATATCGGCGCTTTTACCCGGCACATACTAGGCTTGGCCCATGGCAGGGCGGGCTCACGCTATTGGCGTCAGCGCCTATCTGATCACCATGCTTTGGCTAAGGTGCAGAGCAAAGCGGCGATTGCCGACTTTTTCCTTGAAGCCAGTTTGGAACTAGGGGATTGGGCTGCGTTTGAAATGGATACCGCCTCGGCGGAACATTCATGA
- the rbfA gene encoding 30S ribosome-binding factor RbfA: protein MHKTSPHRNQRLADQIQRDLAELIPRELRSTSLGLITLQGVELSPDLAHAKIFFTVLGADPDHALTALQEKAGYLHSLLFKRLHIHTVPTLHFVHDVSVERGMEMSRLIDQAVDSDRKD, encoded by the coding sequence ATGCATAAAACGAGCCCCCATCGCAATCAACGCCTAGCGGATCAAATTCAGCGTGATTTAGCTGAGTTGATTCCGCGCGAATTGCGTAGCACCAGCTTGGGACTCATTACCCTGCAAGGGGTTGAGCTGTCACCGGATTTGGCGCACGCCAAAATCTTCTTCACGGTTCTCGGCGCTGATCCAGATCACGCTCTGACCGCCTTGCAAGAAAAGGCCGGCTATTTGCATTCCTTGCTGTTCAAGCGCTTGCATATTCATACTGTTCCTACCCTGCATTTTGTGCACGACGTATCAGTTGAGCGTGGCATGGAAATGTCCCGATTAATTGATCAAGCGGTCGACAGTGACCGCAAAGACTGA
- the truB gene encoding tRNA pseudouridine(55) synthase TruB has product MRQRLDGVVLLDKPLGMSSQGAVTAVKRALNADKAGHTGTLDPMATGLLPICLGEATKYSQDLLDADKRYIARVRFGANTDTGDAEGQIVTSFPLPQFADDAAIQIALNALLPAFTGPILQVPPMYSALKRDGKPLYEYARAGVELERDARSVVIHAIAWTEVQWPEATLEVSCSKGTYIRVLAEDLGTALGCGAHLVGLRRSEVGHLSLAQSISLDDLLRTTADHADFILPVDALLQTLPHLTVDAQQAKRLEMGQRVPLTVNAKFPLAEALVRIYRATAAPHNFIGTADCRSGVLHPKRLISQAP; this is encoded by the coding sequence ATGCGCCAACGCCTTGATGGGGTCGTATTGCTGGACAAGCCCCTAGGCATGAGTTCACAGGGCGCTGTGACTGCGGTTAAGCGCGCGCTCAATGCCGATAAAGCAGGGCATACCGGAACTTTAGACCCAATGGCAACTGGCCTTCTGCCCATTTGCTTGGGCGAGGCTACCAAATACTCGCAAGATTTATTGGATGCAGACAAGCGCTACATTGCACGCGTTCGTTTTGGTGCGAATACCGATACAGGCGATGCGGAAGGACAGATTGTGACGTCCTTTCCTTTGCCGCAGTTTGCCGATGATGCCGCGATTCAGATCGCCTTAAACGCCTTATTACCTGCGTTTACCGGTCCGATTCTGCAAGTGCCACCCATGTACTCGGCACTCAAGCGCGACGGTAAGCCCTTATATGAATATGCCCGCGCTGGTGTCGAGCTCGAACGCGATGCGCGTTCGGTTGTCATCCATGCGATTGCTTGGACTGAGGTGCAATGGCCCGAAGCCACTTTGGAAGTGAGTTGCAGCAAGGGAACGTACATTCGGGTGTTGGCAGAAGATTTAGGCACAGCACTCGGCTGTGGCGCCCATTTGGTTGGACTACGTCGCAGCGAAGTTGGGCATCTGAGCTTGGCGCAGTCGATCTCCTTGGATGATCTCTTGCGAACAACCGCAGATCACGCCGATTTTATTTTGCCCGTAGATGCTTTATTGCAAACCTTGCCGCACCTCACCGTAGATGCGCAACAAGCCAAGCGCCTAGAAATGGGTCAACGCGTTCCGCTCACCGTAAATGCGAAATTTCCATTGGCAGAAGCCTTGGTACGGATTTATCGCGCTACCGCAGCGCCCCACAATTTTATTGGTACTGCCGATTGCCGCTCCGGCGTACTACACCCTAAACGCTTGATTTCACAGGCCCCTTAA